The following are encoded in a window of Chloroflexia bacterium SDU3-3 genomic DNA:
- a CDS encoding glutamine synthetase, whose translation MTLREFLEIPYEQLEELNLAAKEQRLKRVPADQIREERMKYLSDEKRIKAVTVCFTDLEGRLHTLDYDKKFLLKSADNLTFDGSSIRGFSQQSESDLRLGIDWSAFYWLPSDVFGPGKVFVFGDVLERDGSPYTADMRSRLKQFTQQLFEKDGTVCNVATETEGFLFKGRNAEQRAAATGIFELLSEGGYYHSLPGDPMRLFIDAAAEAQRAMGFENEKDHPEVAPSQFEINYSYTEATAAADQIMLYKLICRQLANKLDMTASFLPKPVTGVNGSGMHTNISLSRGDDNLFWDPQGAENISSFGWEFIDRILSSGQDICLVLNPSVNSYRRLDPHFEAPNEIKASAIDRGSMIRIPLGNKRSARVEVRSVAPDANPYMHIYTLLRVGLEGPNKGSSVRAGEEKLFDNIYSAIEAFKSSSVVASVLGEEVQARFADLKQASADRCPRLLGSVIKPAEVQFHHEVYNQELWNKF comes from the coding sequence ATGACACTCCGTGAATTCCTCGAGATTCCCTACGAGCAGCTTGAAGAGCTGAATCTTGCCGCGAAGGAGCAGCGCCTGAAGCGCGTGCCCGCCGATCAGATCCGCGAAGAGCGCATGAAATACCTCAGCGACGAAAAGCGGATCAAGGCGGTCACCGTGTGCTTCACCGACCTTGAGGGTCGTCTTCACACGCTCGACTACGACAAGAAGTTTCTTCTGAAGTCGGCGGACAACCTCACCTTCGACGGCTCGTCGATCCGTGGCTTCTCGCAGCAGTCCGAGTCGGATCTCCGCCTGGGCATCGACTGGAGCGCCTTCTACTGGCTGCCCTCCGACGTGTTCGGCCCCGGCAAGGTGTTCGTGTTCGGCGACGTGCTTGAGCGCGATGGCTCGCCCTACACCGCCGACATGCGCTCGCGCCTGAAGCAGTTCACGCAGCAGCTGTTTGAGAAGGACGGCACGGTCTGCAATGTCGCCACCGAGACCGAGGGCTTCCTGTTCAAGGGCCGCAACGCCGAGCAGCGCGCCGCCGCCACCGGCATCTTCGAGCTGCTGAGCGAGGGTGGCTACTACCACTCGCTGCCGGGCGACCCGATGCGCCTGTTCATCGACGCCGCCGCCGAGGCGCAGCGCGCGATGGGCTTCGAGAACGAGAAGGATCACCCCGAGGTTGCGCCCTCGCAGTTCGAGATCAACTACTCGTACACCGAGGCGACCGCCGCCGCCGACCAGATCATGCTGTACAAGCTGATCTGCCGCCAGCTGGCCAACAAGCTCGACATGACGGCGAGCTTCCTGCCCAAGCCGGTGACGGGCGTGAACGGCAGCGGCATGCACACCAACATCTCGCTGTCGCGCGGCGATGACAACCTGTTCTGGGATCCGCAGGGCGCTGAGAACATCTCGTCCTTCGGCTGGGAGTTCATCGACCGCATCCTGTCCAGCGGCCAGGACATCTGCCTGGTGCTGAACCCCTCGGTCAACTCGTACCGCCGCCTCGACCCGCACTTCGAGGCCCCGAACGAGATCAAGGCCTCGGCCATTGACCGCGGCTCGATGATCCGCATCCCGCTGGGCAACAAGCGCTCGGCCCGCGTCGAGGTCCGCTCGGTCGCGCCGGATGCCAACCCCTACATGCACATCTACACTCTGCTGCGCGTCGGCCTCGAAGGCCCCAACAAGGGTTCGAGCGTGCGCGCCGGCGAGGAGAAGCTGTTCGACAACATCTACTCGGCCATCGAGGCCTTCAAGTCCAGCAGCGTGGTCGCTTCGGTGCTGGGCGAGGAAGTGCAGGCCCGCTTTGCCGACCTCAAGCAGGCCTCGGCAGATCGCTGCCCGCGCCTGCTCGGCTCGGTGATCAAGCCCGCCGAGGTCCAGTTCCACCACGAGGTCTACAACCAGGAGCTGTGGAACAAGTTCTAG
- a CDS encoding cyclodeaminase/cyclohydrolase family protein gives MADQILEQSLQQFLGTLASGAPTPGGGSVAAVTGAMAAGLLTMVCDLTIGKKTYAEFEDEARGLRERAEASRAALQQLAQDDIEIFGHLAAAYKLPKATEADAASRRAAIQTVTKQAAEVPLRIARAVADLVPLCAPLARRGSRLAVSDVGVAAHLIKAALPSALLNVDINLAALEDQRFVRETRAVIEDITVGIDDELDGVLAIVGERIQQ, from the coding sequence ATGGCTGATCAGATTCTTGAGCAGAGCCTCCAGCAGTTTCTTGGCACCCTGGCCAGCGGTGCGCCCACCCCGGGCGGCGGCAGCGTGGCTGCCGTTACCGGCGCGATGGCGGCGGGCCTGCTGACCATGGTGTGCGACCTGACGATCGGGAAGAAGACCTACGCCGAGTTCGAGGACGAGGCCAGGGGCCTGCGCGAGCGGGCCGAGGCCAGCCGCGCCGCGCTCCAGCAGCTGGCGCAGGACGATATCGAGATCTTCGGGCACCTCGCCGCCGCCTACAAGCTGCCCAAGGCCACCGAGGCCGACGCCGCCAGCCGCCGCGCGGCCATCCAGACCGTCACCAAGCAGGCCGCCGAGGTGCCGCTGCGCATCGCCCGCGCGGTGGCCGACCTGGTGCCGCTGTGCGCGCCCCTGGCCCGGCGCGGCTCGCGGCTGGCCGTCAGCGACGTGGGCGTGGCCGCCCACCTGATCAAGGCGGCACTGCCCTCGGCCCTGCTGAACGTCGACATCAACCTGGCCGCGCTCGAAGACCAGCGGTTCGTGCGCGAGACCCGCGCCGTGATCGAGGACATCACCGTGGGCATCGACGACGAGCTTGATGGCGTCCTCGCCATCGTCGGCGAGCGCATCCAGCAGTAG
- a CDS encoding ABC-F family ATP-binding cassette domain-containing protein, producing MSWASAVVHGIFVSWWHAPAGQRSRSMIIADISGLARIHGGRTIFSGLSWCIQDGEKIGLVGPNGVGKSTLLRTLAGIEQAEEGAIALRRGARVAYLAQEYEGQPDRAVFDEVLAARADLVALEAQVAAAEARLGDPAVVADMRAMERVLAEHERLLAQLEQEGAQMVHTNAERFLRELGLAEQHWYTPMRLLSGGQRKMVGLARCLLQQPDLLLLDEPDNHLDMARKAMLEEIIRSFEGAVVLISHDRYLLDETVGQIAELEPAPRGGCRLIHWEGNYSAYATQKELALLRQQQDYMAQQKEIAQLEAAIARFKLWASIVVNERHIKQARNKQRQIDRMDKVERPVLERRKMALSLRPLARGGAKAIELRRVDKAFSELIILMDAVATIMNGERVGIVGPNGAGKSVLLKLILGEHAPDGGEVWVGPSIQLAYYAQQHETLDLAQTPVEALRSVRPMYEGEAVARLGRFLIPYAACGQPIAKLSGGEKSRVQLARLMLTGANCLLLDEPTNNLDIPSAEVLERALDEFAGTVVVVSHDRYFLDRVADRIFEVRDGELRVYEGGYSFYAEHRRRR from the coding sequence ATGTCGTGGGCCAGCGCGGTGGTCCACGGCATTTTTGTTTCTTGGTGGCATGCACCCGCTGGCCAAAGGAGCAGGAGCATGATCATTGCGGACATCAGCGGGCTGGCCCGCATCCACGGTGGGCGCACCATCTTCAGCGGGCTGAGCTGGTGCATCCAGGATGGCGAGAAGATCGGGCTGGTAGGCCCCAACGGCGTGGGCAAGTCGACCCTGCTGCGCACCCTGGCGGGCATCGAGCAGGCCGAGGAGGGCGCGATCGCGCTGCGGCGCGGCGCGCGGGTGGCCTACCTGGCCCAAGAGTACGAGGGCCAGCCCGACCGCGCCGTGTTCGACGAGGTGCTGGCCGCCCGCGCCGACCTGGTGGCGCTGGAGGCCCAGGTGGCCGCCGCCGAGGCCCGCCTGGGCGACCCGGCGGTGGTGGCCGACATGCGCGCCATGGAGCGCGTGCTGGCCGAGCACGAGCGCCTGCTGGCCCAGCTGGAGCAGGAGGGCGCGCAGATGGTGCACACCAACGCCGAGCGATTCCTGCGCGAGCTGGGGCTGGCCGAGCAGCACTGGTACACGCCCATGCGCCTGCTGAGCGGCGGGCAGCGCAAGATGGTGGGCCTAGCGCGCTGCCTGCTGCAGCAGCCCGACCTGCTGCTGCTGGATGAGCCGGACAACCACCTGGATATGGCCCGCAAGGCCATGCTGGAGGAGATCATCCGCAGCTTCGAGGGCGCGGTGGTGCTGATCTCGCACGACCGCTACCTGCTGGATGAGACGGTGGGCCAGATCGCCGAGCTGGAGCCTGCCCCGCGCGGCGGCTGCCGCCTGATCCACTGGGAGGGCAACTACTCGGCCTACGCCACCCAGAAGGAGCTGGCGCTGCTCAGGCAGCAGCAGGACTATATGGCGCAGCAGAAGGAGATCGCGCAGCTAGAGGCGGCCATCGCGCGCTTTAAGCTGTGGGCCTCGATCGTGGTGAACGAGCGCCACATCAAGCAGGCCCGCAACAAGCAGCGCCAGATCGACCGCATGGATAAGGTTGAGCGCCCGGTGCTGGAGCGCCGCAAGATGGCGCTCTCGCTGCGCCCTTTGGCGCGGGGCGGCGCGAAGGCGATCGAGCTGCGGCGCGTGGATAAGGCCTTCAGCGAGCTGATCATCCTGATGGACGCCGTGGCGACGATCATGAACGGCGAGCGGGTGGGGATCGTGGGGCCGAACGGGGCGGGCAAGTCGGTGCTGCTCAAGCTCATCCTGGGCGAGCACGCGCCTGACGGCGGCGAGGTGTGGGTGGGGCCGAGCATCCAGCTGGCCTACTACGCCCAGCAGCACGAGACGCTAGACCTAGCGCAGACGCCCGTGGAGGCGCTACGCAGCGTGCGCCCGATGTACGAGGGCGAGGCGGTGGCGCGGCTGGGGCGCTTCCTCATCCCCTATGCGGCCTGCGGGCAGCCCATAGCCAAGCTGAGCGGCGGCGAGAAGAGCCGGGTGCAGCTGGCGCGGCTGATGCTCACCGGCGCGAACTGCCTGCTGCTCGACGAGCCGACCAACAACCTCGACATCCCTTCTGCCGAGGTGCTGGAGCGCGCGCTCGATGAGTTCGCCGGGACGGTGGTGGTGGTCTCGCACGACCGCTACTTCCTCGACCGCGTGGCGGACCGGATCTTCGAGGTGCGCGATGGCGAGCTGCGGGTGTACGAGGGCGGCTACAGCTTCTACGCCGAGCACCGCCGCAGGCGCTAG
- a CDS encoding ROK family protein: protein MRYIIGVDLGGTQIRVGLSTLEGEILKEERTLTLAAEGPEAVIGQIVDLVALVRKDVPEGGEVLGIGIGSPGPLDPFTGVVFNQPNMTGWVDVPLRDELAARTGLPVELGNDANAAGLGEWLYGGGKGTRNMVYVTISTGIGVGVIADGRLLLGHKGSAAEGGHHIIDWQTRETWENLAAGAGVARAAAALMPSYPDSLLHKLTESETLRADHVTAARRQNDPLAVKLMEREGDLIGVGLVNILYMYSPELILLGGGIVTHNPYLIEHATKVIRENVFAAYQDVPVRLAELGGRAGLLGAVALYATKVSA, encoded by the coding sequence ATGCGCTACATAATCGGTGTTGATCTTGGCGGAACCCAGATCCGCGTGGGGCTCTCGACGCTTGAGGGCGAGATCCTGAAGGAAGAACGCACGCTGACGCTTGCCGCTGAAGGCCCTGAGGCCGTCATCGGGCAGATTGTCGATTTGGTGGCCCTGGTGCGCAAGGATGTGCCCGAGGGCGGCGAGGTGCTGGGCATCGGCATCGGCTCGCCAGGCCCGCTCGACCCCTTCACGGGCGTGGTGTTCAACCAGCCGAACATGACGGGCTGGGTGGATGTGCCGCTGCGCGACGAGCTGGCCGCGCGCACCGGGCTGCCGGTGGAGCTGGGCAACGACGCCAACGCGGCGGGCCTGGGCGAGTGGCTGTACGGCGGCGGCAAGGGCACCCGCAACATGGTGTATGTCACGATCAGCACCGGCATCGGTGTGGGCGTGATCGCCGACGGCAGGCTGCTGCTGGGCCACAAGGGCTCGGCGGCGGAGGGCGGCCACCACATCATCGACTGGCAGACTCGCGAGACCTGGGAGAACCTGGCCGCAGGCGCTGGCGTGGCGCGCGCCGCCGCCGCCCTGATGCCCAGCTACCCCGACAGCCTGCTGCACAAGCTGACCGAGAGCGAGACGCTGCGGGCCGACCACGTGACGGCGGCGCGACGCCAGAACGACCCGCTGGCCGTGAAGCTGATGGAGCGCGAGGGCGACCTGATCGGCGTGGGCCTGGTCAACATCCTCTATATGTACAGCCCCGAGCTGATCCTGCTGGGCGGCGGCATCGTGACACACAACCCCTACCTGATCGAGCACGCCACCAAGGTTATCCGCGAGAACGTGTTCGCGGCCTACCAGGATGTGCCGGTGCGCCTGGCCGAGCTGGGCGGGCGCGCGGGCCTGCTGGGCGCGGTGGCGCTCTATGCCACCAAGGTGAGTGCCTAG
- the hisS gene encoding histidine--tRNA ligase encodes MSSKPQNIKGMRDHLPKAMILRQHIVNTLVDVLERHGFEPMQTPILEYAETLEGKIGDEEKLIYRFDDHGGRRLALRYDQTVSLARVVAQYPNEINLPFRRYAVGQSYRGERPARGRYREFWQVDLDLVGSASPMADAEVIAVLTEALSALGFQHFRTLINHRDLLVGVARAAGLDADAAAGVYRTVDKLDKIGPGGVRDELVKQGVSVESADKILEAVQIEGAPEDVLGALAERLAGDAEAMAAIANLRQIASYLDAMGISRDHYVIAPRLARAFSYYTGAVFEAVVDSPPMGSLLGGGRYDKLIGQFAGRPLPTVGMAFGLERLHDVMEELGMGPAGTTTQAFVTIFSPELAAASLAVAGELRAAGVNCEIALDPGEKLGKQFKHADKRGIPLAVVIGPDEQANGAVLIRDMRTGEQRSVRREDVAAELSKSE; translated from the coding sequence ATGAGCAGCAAGCCACAGAACATCAAAGGCATGCGCGATCACCTGCCCAAGGCCATGATCCTGCGCCAACATATTGTCAACACCCTCGTCGACGTGCTGGAGCGCCACGGCTTTGAGCCGATGCAGACCCCCATCCTTGAGTACGCCGAGACCCTGGAGGGCAAGATCGGCGACGAGGAGAAGCTGATCTACCGCTTCGACGACCACGGCGGGCGGCGGCTAGCCCTGCGCTACGACCAGACCGTCTCGCTGGCCCGCGTGGTGGCCCAGTACCCCAACGAGATCAACCTGCCCTTCCGGCGCTACGCCGTGGGCCAGTCCTACCGCGGCGAGCGCCCCGCGCGCGGGCGCTACCGCGAGTTCTGGCAGGTCGACCTCGACCTGGTCGGCTCGGCCTCTCCCATGGCCGACGCCGAGGTGATCGCCGTGCTCACCGAGGCGCTCAGCGCCCTGGGCTTCCAGCACTTCCGCACCCTGATCAACCACCGCGACCTGCTGGTGGGCGTGGCCCGCGCCGCCGGGCTGGATGCCGACGCGGCAGCGGGCGTGTACCGCACCGTCGACAAGCTAGACAAGATCGGGCCGGGTGGCGTGCGCGACGAGCTGGTGAAGCAGGGCGTGTCGGTCGAGTCCGCCGACAAGATCTTGGAGGCCGTGCAGATCGAGGGCGCGCCCGAGGACGTGCTGGGCGCGCTGGCCGAGCGGCTGGCGGGCGACGCCGAGGCCATGGCCGCCATCGCAAACCTGCGCCAGATCGCCAGCTACCTCGACGCCATGGGCATCTCGCGCGACCACTATGTGATCGCCCCGCGCCTGGCCCGCGCCTTCTCCTACTACACCGGCGCGGTCTTCGAGGCCGTGGTCGACAGCCCGCCCATGGGCTCGCTGCTGGGCGGCGGGCGCTACGACAAGCTGATCGGCCAGTTCGCGGGCCGCCCGCTGCCCACCGTGGGCATGGCCTTCGGGCTTGAGCGCCTGCACGACGTGATGGAGGAGCTGGGCATGGGGCCTGCGGGCACCACCACCCAGGCCTTCGTCACCATCTTCAGCCCCGAGCTGGCCGCCGCATCGCTGGCGGTGGCGGGCGAGCTGCGCGCCGCAGGCGTCAACTGCGAGATCGCGCTCGACCCCGGCGAGAAGCTGGGCAAGCAGTTCAAGCACGCCGACAAGCGCGGCATCCCGCTGGCCGTGGTGATCGGGCCGGATGAGCAGGCCAATGGCGCGGTGCTCATCCGCGACATGCGCACCGGCGAGCAGCGCAGCGTGCGGCGCGAGGATGTGGCGGCGGAGCTGAGCAAGAGCGAGTAA
- a CDS encoding glycoside hydrolase family 2 protein: MQHQQLTGGWQLKQRTAQEIEQDLAADGWIEATAPGSVQEALLRAGRIPDPFIGTNETEVQWIGEQDWIYRCSFSVGGDMLAQPRVDLCLDGLDTFATVWLNGEQILSSDNMFLPQRVECTGKLREGENELRILFLSPLRVGREREAADGTKGISWNGETSRLFVRKAQYHYGWDWGPQIMAVGPWKAVRLEAYAARLADIHCPAALSEDLASATLPVRVQVQQAGEAALDVRLALLAPDGATLDEAVVPVADGAAQHTFHVDTPQLWWPHSYGAQPRYRLVATLLPQGGGEPLDARELALGLRRVQLAQEPVAGENQLTSFYFAVNNTPIFAGGADWIPDDIPSTRVTAERYRAQVRRMVQANMAMVRVWGGGIYEDDAFYEACDEQGLLVWQDFMFACGLYPAPEWLLQSVRAEAEAQVRRLRHHASIVLWCGNNEDYSVANRLFKKGTAPEDNPEFPARRIYEQVLPEVCAALDGTVPYWPGSPYNPTPADDHTQGDLHVWAVWHGDKQPYQRYPELEARFISEFGLAAFPAPATVAAFAPGESSPDSPIIQHHQKGGQGQERIVHYLAQNTGVPSDLDAFIYASQLVQAEALTWAFAHWRRRWGADGRRAVGGTLVWQFNDCWPTMSWALIDYSLRAKAALHSTRRALAPLSVGIHRAGSHAETWVASGRLEPVQATVELTIWGLDGEHMGSMRRQITVGANQVAELGSWPNTLRDDQVLAARLLVDGQVVARFAAWPDPLKDAPLADPQLTLRAEGESVTVSATRPAKGVWLSASPDQEWSDNSLDVMPRDPQTVQAPGLGGGEVQATSLYDLLQRTTAQQ; encoded by the coding sequence ATGCAACACCAACAGCTCACTGGCGGCTGGCAGCTCAAGCAGCGCACCGCCCAGGAGATCGAGCAGGATCTGGCCGCCGACGGATGGATCGAGGCCACCGCGCCAGGCTCGGTGCAGGAGGCGCTGCTGCGTGCGGGCCGCATCCCCGACCCGTTTATCGGCACGAATGAGACCGAGGTCCAGTGGATCGGCGAGCAAGATTGGATCTACCGCTGCAGTTTTAGCGTGGGCGGCGACATGCTGGCGCAGCCCAGGGTGGACCTGTGCCTCGACGGCCTAGATACCTTCGCCACCGTCTGGCTGAACGGCGAACAGATCCTCTCCAGCGACAACATGTTTCTGCCCCAGCGCGTGGAGTGCACCGGCAAGCTGCGCGAGGGCGAGAACGAGCTGCGCATCCTGTTCCTCTCGCCGCTGCGTGTGGGCCGCGAGCGCGAGGCCGCCGATGGCACCAAGGGCATCTCGTGGAACGGCGAGACCAGCCGCCTGTTCGTGCGCAAGGCCCAGTACCACTACGGCTGGGACTGGGGCCCGCAGATCATGGCCGTGGGACCGTGGAAGGCCGTGCGGCTGGAGGCCTACGCCGCCCGCCTGGCCGACATCCACTGCCCCGCCGCCCTGTCCGAGGATCTGGCCAGCGCCACGCTGCCGGTGCGCGTGCAGGTGCAGCAGGCGGGCGAGGCCGCGCTGGATGTGCGGCTGGCGCTGCTGGCCCCCGACGGCGCGACGCTGGACGAGGCCGTGGTGCCCGTGGCTGATGGCGCGGCCCAGCACACCTTCCACGTCGACACGCCGCAGCTGTGGTGGCCCCATAGCTATGGCGCGCAGCCGCGCTACCGCCTGGTGGCCACGCTGCTGCCCCAGGGCGGCGGCGAGCCGCTGGACGCGCGCGAGCTGGCGCTGGGACTGCGCCGTGTGCAGCTGGCGCAGGAGCCGGTGGCGGGCGAGAATCAGCTCACCAGCTTCTACTTCGCCGTCAACAACACCCCGATCTTCGCGGGCGGGGCCGACTGGATCCCCGACGACATCCCCAGCACCCGCGTGACCGCCGAGCGCTACCGCGCCCAGGTGCGCCGCATGGTGCAGGCCAACATGGCCATGGTGCGCGTGTGGGGCGGCGGCATCTACGAGGATGACGCCTTCTACGAGGCCTGCGACGAGCAGGGCCTGCTGGTCTGGCAGGATTTCATGTTCGCCTGCGGCCTCTACCCCGCCCCCGAGTGGCTGCTGCAGAGCGTGCGCGCCGAGGCCGAGGCCCAGGTGCGCCGCCTGCGCCACCACGCCAGCATCGTGCTGTGGTGCGGCAACAACGAGGACTACAGCGTGGCCAACCGGCTGTTCAAGAAGGGCACCGCGCCCGAGGACAACCCCGAGTTCCCGGCCCGCCGCATCTACGAGCAGGTGCTGCCCGAGGTCTGCGCCGCGCTGGATGGCACCGTGCCCTACTGGCCGGGCAGCCCCTACAACCCCACCCCCGCCGATGACCACACCCAGGGCGACCTGCACGTGTGGGCGGTGTGGCACGGCGACAAGCAGCCCTACCAGCGCTACCCCGAGCTGGAGGCCCGCTTCATCAGCGAGTTCGGCCTGGCGGCCTTCCCCGCGCCCGCCACGGTGGCCGCCTTCGCCCCTGGCGAAAGCTCGCCCGACAGCCCGATCATCCAGCACCACCAGAAGGGCGGCCAGGGCCAGGAGCGCATCGTCCACTACCTGGCCCAGAACACCGGCGTGCCCAGCGACCTCGACGCCTTCATCTACGCGTCGCAGCTGGTGCAGGCCGAGGCGCTCACCTGGGCCTTCGCGCACTGGCGGCGGCGCTGGGGCGCGGATGGCCGCCGCGCGGTGGGCGGCACGCTGGTCTGGCAGTTCAACGACTGCTGGCCGACCATGAGCTGGGCGCTGATCGACTATAGCCTGCGGGCCAAGGCCGCGCTGCACAGCACGCGCCGCGCCCTCGCCCCGCTCAGCGTGGGCATCCACCGCGCGGGCAGCCACGCCGAGACATGGGTGGCCAGCGGGCGGCTAGAGCCGGTGCAGGCCACCGTCGAGCTGACGATCTGGGGTCTGGATGGCGAGCATATGGGCAGCATGCGCCGCCAGATCACCGTGGGCGCAAACCAGGTGGCCGAGCTGGGCAGCTGGCCCAACACCCTGCGCGACGATCAGGTGCTGGCCGCACGCCTGCTGGTGGATGGGCAGGTGGTGGCCCGCTTCGCCGCCTGGCCCGACCCGCTGAAGGATGCACCGCTGGCCGACCCACAGCTCACCCTGCGCGCCGAGGGCGAATCTGTGACCGTCTCGGCCACGCGCCCCGCCAAGGGCGTCTGGCTCAGCGCCAGCCCCGACCAGGAGTGGTCGGACAACTCGCTGGATGTGATGCCCCGCGACCCGCAGACCGTGCAGGCCCCCGGCCTGGGCGGCGGCGAGGTGCAAGCTACCTCGCTCTACGATCTGCTCCAGCGCACCACCGCGCAGCAGTAG
- a CDS encoding M1 family metallopeptidase codes for MTWHPSAVARWAALALAALALAASGGLPAARAQGGAAPQTASYQIEAALDPAAKLVRGSGQITYRNPSQDTLHELYIRLYLKAFRDTKTLWMRESGGQLRGDQMDPTKLGDITVEKLAIAGGGDLLATSTLSDTLLRVPLPQPLGPGQELKIDAEWTSRLPRVFARTGYGGRDDTFFMVGQWYPKLAVYDRGRWDTEPWHGNAEFFNEFGSYDVRVTVPQQYVVAGAGVPAGEQANADGTKTLRFTSADVTDWAFAASPDFLTASTRSGDVDIALYYMPEHKSAVDEHLRAAAGSIAAFSEWYGPYPHPRLTVVDVPSDATGAGGMEYPTFVTTEHGGGMSGFPTYVTAHEIGHQWWPMQTATNEGAEPWLDEGLTEYSGMRYMEETGTRIGGALGASALTYTRIGGVAIRAPATLPAWEYGSGDYSVVYFKTALGLRTMENLVGTERFRAAMRAYLTAYRFKHPDAQDFRRTIEAELGPQPWFFDSYMPTDAVIDYTVKDISGSSATIQRVGEVPVPVEIELTTEGGARELRTWDGQGGTATLTAAGPIAQVDIDPAQKLAAEANRSDNFRTVGRQVLPIISFGERLSFWVQIFLQSFGLFG; via the coding sequence ATGACATGGCACCCAAGCGCTGTGGCGCGCTGGGCCGCGCTGGCCCTGGCCGCGCTGGCCCTGGCTGCTTCCGGCGGCCTGCCCGCCGCGCGTGCCCAGGGCGGCGCTGCCCCGCAGACGGCGTCGTACCAGATCGAGGCCGCGCTCGACCCGGCGGCCAAGCTGGTGCGCGGCAGCGGCCAGATCACCTACCGCAACCCCTCGCAGGATACCCTGCACGAGCTGTACATCCGGCTCTACCTCAAGGCCTTCCGCGACACCAAGACGCTGTGGATGCGCGAGTCCGGCGGGCAGCTGCGCGGCGACCAGATGGACCCCACCAAGCTGGGGGATATCACCGTGGAGAAGCTGGCGATCGCGGGCGGCGGCGACCTGCTGGCCACATCCACGCTCAGCGACACGCTGCTGCGCGTGCCCCTGCCCCAGCCGCTCGGCCCCGGCCAGGAGCTGAAGATCGACGCCGAGTGGACGAGCAGGCTACCGCGCGTGTTCGCCCGCACCGGCTACGGCGGGCGCGACGACACCTTCTTCATGGTGGGCCAGTGGTACCCCAAGCTGGCGGTCTACGACCGGGGCCGCTGGGACACCGAGCCGTGGCACGGCAACGCCGAGTTCTTCAACGAGTTCGGCAGCTACGATGTGCGCGTGACCGTGCCCCAGCAGTATGTGGTGGCGGGCGCGGGCGTGCCCGCAGGCGAGCAGGCTAACGCCGACGGCACCAAGACCCTGCGCTTCACATCCGCCGATGTGACCGACTGGGCTTTCGCGGCCTCGCCCGACTTCCTGACCGCCAGCACCAGATCAGGCGATGTGGACATCGCGCTCTACTACATGCCCGAGCACAAGTCGGCGGTGGATGAGCACCTGCGCGCCGCCGCAGGCTCGATCGCCGCCTTCAGCGAGTGGTACGGCCCCTACCCCCACCCGCGCCTGACGGTGGTGGACGTGCCCAGCGACGCCACCGGAGCGGGCGGCATGGAGTACCCCACCTTTGTCACCACCGAGCACGGCGGCGGCATGAGCGGGTTCCCCACCTACGTGACCGCACACGAGATCGGCCACCAGTGGTGGCCCATGCAGACCGCCACCAACGAGGGGGCCGAGCCGTGGCTCGACGAGGGCCTGACCGAGTACAGCGGCATGCGCTACATGGAGGAGACCGGCACGCGCATCGGCGGGGCCTTGGGCGCCAGCGCGCTCACCTACACCCGCATTGGCGGCGTTGCCATACGTGCGCCCGCCACCCTGCCAGCGTGGGAGTATGGCAGCGGCGACTACAGCGTGGTCTACTTCAAGACCGCGCTGGGCCTGCGCACCATGGAGAACTTGGTGGGCACCGAGCGCTTCCGCGCGGCCATGCGCGCCTACCTCACCGCCTACCGCTTCAAGCACCCCGACGCCCAGGATTTCCGCCGCACGATCGAGGCCGAGCTGGGGCCGCAGCCGTGGTTTTTCGACAGCTATATGCCCACCGACGCCGTGATCGACTACACCGTAAAGGACATCAGCGGCAGCTCGGCCACCATCCAGCGCGTGGGCGAGGTGCCCGTGCCGGTGGAGATCGAGCTAACCACCGAGGGCGGCGCGCGCGAGCTGCGCACCTGGGATGGCCAGGGCGGCACCGCCACACTCACGGCGGCTGGCCCCATCGCCCAGGTCGATATCGACCCCGCCCAGAAGCTGGCCGCCGAGGCCAACCGCAGCGACAACTTCCGCACCGTCGGGCGGCAGGTGCTGCCGATCATCTCGTTTGGCGAGCGCCTGAGCTTCTGGGTCCAGATCTTCCTTCAGTCCTTCGGCCTCTTCGGCTAG